TCAGACTGAAAACACAATCCCAGCAACAATCATGGCTTATGCCCGCACCGCCGCGATCGCCGATCGCAACTCATCAAGCTGCCCTAGCAAGTCGGTCTGAGCCATCTCTGACTGCTCACCCGTACCTAGCCACTTGAGCTGCACCTGCTGATTCTCTGCTTCCGCATCACCCAAAATCAGACAAGCCGCTGCACCCGATCGGTCAGCCCGCTTAAATTGCTTACCAAAGGCGCTACCACTGAGATCGAGCTCGGCTTTGAACCCAGCTTGTCGCAGCTGCTGCGCCATCTTCAGGGCTTGGGCCTCCGCCTGCTCACCACGCGATACCAAATAGAAATCGGCCTGGGACTCTGGTTTTGGTTGTAGCTGCTGCAACAGGCCAATCAATCGCTCCAGACCAATCGCCCAGCCGATCGCGGCCGTTTCTGGCCCGCCTAGCTCTGAGACCAAGCCATCATAGCGACCACCACCACCAACGGCCCCAAACTGCACAGACTGAAATTCGAATGCCGTGTGGGAGTAGTAATCCAATCCCCGCACTAGCTTCGGATTCAGCTTATAAGTGATTCCTAAATCACTCAGTAATCCCTTCACTTTTTCAAACCGCGTCTGGGATTCGTCACTCAAACTATTCCCCAATAACGGCGCATCCTGCAAAATTTCCTGGGTCTTCGCCGCTTTACTATCCAAAATCCGCAATGGATTACGCGTCAGGCGATCCTGAGAATCGGGATCAAGGTCAGCCTGATAAGGCCTCAGGTAGTTCACCAAAGTTTCACGGTATTGCACCCGATCGGCTTTCGTCCCTAAGGAGTTCATCTCCAAAACCAACTCATCCAAACCCACAGCTTTGAGAATATCAACGGCAAGGGCAATCGATTCCACATCCGCCCGCACATCCGCACTGCCTAACATCTCTAAGCCTAGCTGATGGAACTGCCGCTGCCGACCAGCCTGGGGCCGCTCATAGCGAAACATCGGACCCATATACCAAAGTCGCTGCACACCACCTTGGGCATGGAGCTTCTGCTCAATGTAGCTGCGCACCACACCGGCTGTCCCTTCAGGGCGCAAGGTATTCGACCGATCGCCTTTATCCAGGAACGTATACATTTCCTTTCCGACAACATCCGTTGCTTCGCCAATACCCCGCTCAAACAAATCAGTCTGCTCAAAAATCGGCGTCCGAATTTCCTT
The nucleotide sequence above comes from Romeriopsis navalis LEGE 11480. Encoded proteins:
- the hisS gene encoding histidine--tRNA ligase, which codes for MASIQAVRGTRDILPEEIGYWQQVETIARDILARAAFKEIRTPIFEQTDLFERGIGEATDVVGKEMYTFLDKGDRSNTLRPEGTAGVVRSYIEQKLHAQGGVQRLWYMGPMFRYERPQAGRQRQFHQLGLEMLGSADVRADVESIALAVDILKAVGLDELVLEMNSLGTKADRVQYRETLVNYLRPYQADLDPDSQDRLTRNPLRILDSKAAKTQEILQDAPLLGNSLSDESQTRFEKVKGLLSDLGITYKLNPKLVRGLDYYSHTAFEFQSVQFGAVGGGGRYDGLVSELGGPETAAIGWAIGLERLIGLLQQLQPKPESQADFYLVSRGEQAEAQALKMAQQLRQAGFKAELDLSGSAFGKQFKRADRSGAAACLILGDAEAENQQVQLKWLGTGEQSEMAQTDLLGQLDELRSAIAAVRA